A genomic region of Oryza glaberrima chromosome 1, OglaRS2, whole genome shotgun sequence contains the following coding sequences:
- the LOC127761995 gene encoding F-box protein At1g67340-like: protein MRTRSGSLYRSGGGGGETAMVGQKRKRSSLPPQYATAGDCCGGGGGRRKRLAGGGPDYLDELPDDLVLAVLSKLAASASSPSDLLSVHLTCKRLNGLGRHDMVFAKASPASLAVKAASWSEPVQRFLKLCADAGNLEACYILGMIRFYCLGNRSGGAALLARAAVGGHAAALYSLAVIQFNGSGGAKSDRDLRAGAALCARAAALGHVDALRELGHCLQDGYGVRRDPAEGRRFLVAANARELTLALAAAASHRPFAALPLAGGAAAGAIGCPLLSDFGWSLPEAEPHPANLFMADWWASRGVQATAKKPGLEAPAAATGDSDGGGELRLCSHVRCGRRETRRHEFRRCSVCGAANYCSRACQALDWKRAHKAQCVPMDRWLLAAGEAQ, encoded by the exons ATGAGGACGAGGAGTGGATCTCTCtaccgcagcggcggcggcggcggggagacggCCATGGTTGGGCAGAAGAGGAAGaggtcgtcgttgccgccgcagTACGCCACCGCCGGTGActgctgcggcggaggaggaggccgccggaaGAGGCTGGCCGGTGGTGGCCCGGATTACCTCGACGAGCTTCCCGACGACCTCGTCCTCGCCGTGCTCTCCAAGCTCGCCGCCTcagcctcctccccttccgACCTCCTCTCCGTTCACCTCAC GTGCAAGAGGCTGAATGGGCTGGGGCGCCATGACATGGTCTTCGCCAaggcctcgccggcgtcgctcGCCGTCAAGGCGGCGTCGTGGTCGGAGCCCGTGCAGCGATTCCTCAAGCTCTGCGCCGACGCCGGCAACCTCGAGGCCTGCTACATTCTCGGCATG ATTCGGTTCTACTGTCTTGGcaaccggagcggcggcgcggcgctgctggcgagggcggcggtcggcgggcACGCGGCGGCGCTCTACTCGCTGGCGGTTATCCAGTTcaacgggagcggcggcgccaagTCGGACCGCGACCTCCGCGCCGGGGCGGCGctgtgcgcgcgcgccgccgcgctggggCACGTCGACGCGCTCCGCGAGCTCGGGCACTGCCTCCAGGACGGCTACGGCGTGCGCCGCGACCCCGCCGAGGGCCGCcgcttcctcgtcgccgccaacgCGCGGGAGCTCacgctcgcgctcgccgccgcggcgtcgcaccgccccttcgccgccctccccctcgccggcggcgccgccgccggcgccatcggCTGCCCGCTCCTCTCCGACTTCGGGTGGAGCCTCCCGGAGGCGGAGCCCCACCCGGCCAACCTCTTCATGGCCGACTGGTGGGCGTCCCGCGGCGTGCAGGCGACGGCCAAGAAACCCGGCCTCGAGgctcccgctgccgccaccggcgacagcgacggcggcggcgagctccgcctcTGCTCCCACGTGCGGTGCGGCCGGAGGGAGACCCGCCGCCACGAGTTCCGGCGGTGCTCCGTCTGCGGCGCGGCCAACTACTGCTCCCGCGCGTGCCAGGCGCTGGACTGGAAGCGCGCGCACAAGGCGCAGTGCGTGCCCATGGACCGGtggctcctcgccgccggcgaggcccagtga
- the LOC127760459 gene encoding exocyst complex component EXO70A1-like, whose translation MNRNCRYEIVLVAPEIQTMAASPISSGESFMFPTSAVESSTSASGSSNVGSEEIDPNTCKNITEMIINIRGGHHMAAASQWHMAQREIDAMVKEIHSKAGRQHALVWSYKLRLLAFADEITKLQLSPDKLFVVLRLLKVLNPDFFLVSQCRPEEFSVAKYDDTLQKLRMAVYHMLRELKILIQTRASRRVPPGGGIHEVTRYVMNYIRLLLHHKTTLGLILGNDDRNKDNERMDSLDHIVQDLIICLESMLNKAPEAYESQGLQCFFLMNNLHFVVKQVEGSELISLLGQSWVQVHREFIEQYLKTYVDLSWGPAISCLSARTGMLGGCFSQPSSTVRFSLQFDSTYYNQECWKVEDPQLREKVRRAVCDKVILAYQAHLDKYMKAKRKHEWYTPELLKAQLMKLFEGRTE comes from the coding sequence ATGAACAGAAACTGCAGATACGAAATAGTGTTAGTAGCTCCAGAAATTCAGACCATGGCAGCCTCCCCAATCTCTAGCGGTGAGTCGTTCATGTTCCCCACCAGTGCCGTGGAGTCATCGACATCTGCCTCTGGCTCCAGCAATGTCGGCTCTGAAGAAATTGATCCCAACACCTGCAAAAACATCACCGAAATGATCATCAACATCAGAGGAGGTCACCACATGGCTGCGGCGTCACAGTGGCACATGGCGCAGAGAGAGATTGATGCGATGGTGAAGGAGATCCACAGCAAGGCAGGAAGGCAGCATGCACTCGTATGGTCATACAAGCTTCGACTTCTCGCCTTTGCAGATGAGATCACCAAGCTACAATTGTCCCCTGACAAGCTCTTCGTGGTGTTGAGGCTGCTCAAGGTACTCAACCCAGACTTCTTCCTTGTATCGCAATGTCGTCCAGAAGAGTTCAGCGTGGCAAAGTATGATGACACACTGCAGAAGCTAAGGATGGCCGTGTACCACATGCTTCGTGAGCTTAAAATTTTGATCCAAACCCGTGCTTCTAGGCGTGTACCACCAGGTGGGGGAATCCATGAAGTGACTCGCTATGTCATGAATTACATCAGGTTGTTGTTGCATCATAAGACCACACTTGGTCTCATCCTCGGAAATGATGATCGCAACAAGGACAATGAGCGGATGGACTCCTTGGATCATATTGTGCAAGATCTGATTATCTGCTTGGAATCCATGCTCAACAAGGCACCTGAGGCCTATGAATCTCAAGGTTTACAATGCTTCTTTCTTATGAACAACCTGCATTTTGTTGTCAAGCAAGTGGAGGGTTCAGAGCTGATCTCACTCCTGGGGCAGTCATGGGTTCAAGTGCACAGAGAATTCATCGAGCAGTATTTGAAGACTTATGTGGACTTGTCATGGGGGCCTGCAATATCATGCCTCAGTGCCAGGACAGGCATGCTTGGTGGCTGCTTCAGTCAGCCTTCCAGTACCGTAAGGTTTAGCCTCCAGTTCGATTCAACTTATTATAACCAAGAGTGCTGGAAGGTGGAAGATCCTCAGCTTCGGGAGAAAGTGCGGCGAGCTGTCTGTGACAAGGTAATCTTGGCTTACCAAGCACACCTTGACAAGTATATGAAGGCTAAGAGAAAGCATGAGTGGTATACCCCTGAGCTGCTGAAGGCACAATTGATGAAGCTATTTGAAGGAAGAACAGAATAG
- the LOC127763636 gene encoding uncharacterized protein LOC127763636 gives MEVFDEAAVVVAAPPPPQPECGAAAAVVGGEPGWSSPSPAASPEFEFWMVGKNPSSFQSPALLTADELFSDGIVLPLRTLQQVPSGEGDGEGEEGEGEGDAAAVESSDLPEAAAQRVAESGGPAPTPDLPAVTFKWKDIFKATGGGESKDRKKVERRVSSVGGNGELININIWPFSRSRSAGHSAAGAGTAAAGAALSRNKSNPNANVNANASNNAAAAAAAAATAPAAATAPGPAPARKVSSAPCSRSNSRGETSAAAPPPSIATAACAAAAAAATAPAPAPATSMLRRLVPGHGRTGALTVTGIRLGRASPVWQLRRNKLQQQGAAAEQKQSSDTPTPTTAATKKKATATTTTAATPTTQDVDGEDKAAASATTPAAAATAGCRNNASCSEAGGEESNPPQGLFGLRTFFSKKVY, from the coding sequence ATGGAAGTGttcgacgaggcggcggtggtggtggctgcgccgcctcctccgcagCCGGAatgcggggcggcggcggcggtggtgggcggcgagCCCGGGTGGTCCTCGCCGTCCccggccgcgtcgccggagTTCGAGTTCTGGATGGTGGGGAAGAACCCCTCCTCGTTCCAGTCCCCCGCTCTGCTCACCGCCGACGAGCTCTTCTCCGACGGCATTGTGCTCCCGCTCCGCACCCTCCAGCAGGTGCCCTCCGGtgaaggcgacggcgaaggtgaggagggcgagggcgagggcgatgccgccgccgtggagtcCTCTGATttgccggaggcggcggcgcagcgggtCGCGGAGTCCGGGggccccgcgccgacgccggacCTCCCGGCGGTGACGTTCAAGTGGAAGGACATCTTCaaggcgaccggcggcggggagTCCAAGGACCGGAAGAAGGTGGAGCGCCGCGTCAGCAGcgtcggcggcaacggcgagctCATCAACATCAACATATGGCCCTTCTCCCGGAGCCGCTCGGCCGGCCACTCCGCCGCTGGCGccggcaccgcggcggcgggagcggcctTGAGCCGCAACAAGTCAAATCCCAATGCCAATGTCAACGCCAACGCCAGCAataacgccgccgccgcagccgcagccgcagccaccgcaccggccgccgcgacggcgccagggcccgcgcccgcgcgcaaGGTGAGCAGCGCGCCGTGCTCCCGGAGCAACTCCCGCGGAgagacctccgccgccgcgccgccgccgtccattgCCACCGCCGCatgtgcagccgccgccgccgcagcaaccGCCCCGGCGCCAGCACCCGCCACCTCCATGCTGAGGAGGCTGGTGCCCGGTCATGGACGAACAGGCGCCCTCACCGTCACCGGCATCCGCCTCGGCCGCGCCAGCCCCGTCTGGCAGCTCAGGCGCAACAAGCTGCAGCAGCAAGGCGCCGCGGCCGAGCAGAAGCAGAGCAGCgacacccccacccccaccaccgccgccaccaagaAGAAGGCCACCGCCACCACAACCACAGCAGCAACCCCCACCACCCaagacgtcgacggcgaggacaaggccgcggcgagcgcgaccacgccagcggcggcggcaaccgccgGTTGCCGGAACAACGCGTCGTGCTcggaagccggcggcgaggaaagCAACCCGCCGCAGGGGCTGTTCGGCCTCCGGACCTTCTTCTCCAAGAAGGTGTACTGA